TAAGCTAATGATGCCCTGAGATAAGCCACTACAAGTTTAGGAGTAGGTATGCAAGAGCAAGACAATCAAACGCCAGTTATTGATGGTGATACTGTGAATATTGACACACCAATCGTGACAGACACGGCAAATCCAGAGCCAGCAGTGATAACACCAGTCGTTGAGCCAGTTGCTGAAATGGTCGTCGTCGACAAAGCACTAGAACCTGCTGTCGCAGCAGAGCCTGAAGTTGAACGTGAATCAATGGAATTTGATGTCATCATCGTTGGTGGTGGACCTGCCGGTCTTTCAGCTGCCATCCGTCTACGCCAGCTTGCCATCGCAGCAGGTAACGATGAGTTTATGGTTTGTGTGGTCGAAAAAGGCTCGGAGTTTGGCGCTCATACCCTATCTGGTGCGGTCATGGAAACACGTGCTTTGGATGAATTGATTCCAGATTGGAAAGAAAAAGGCGCGCCGCTGAACGTCCCTGCGATTGAAGACCGCGTTTATATGTTGGGTTCGGCAACCAAATCTACCAAACTAATGGATTCAATTATTCCTGCCAGCATGCATAACGAAGGCAACTATATTGTCTCATTAGGCAACGTCGTTCGTTGGTTGGCTGCGCAAGCAGAAGAGCTGGAAGTCATGATGTTCCCAGGCTTCTCTGCTGATGAAATCCTATATAATGATGATGGTTCGGTCAAAGGCGTCCTCACAGGCGACATGGGTGTGGCTGCCAGTGGCGAAGCGAAACATAGCTTCGAGCCAGGTTATGAGCTACTTGGTAAATACACCATTTTTTCCGAAGGTTGCCGTGGTCATTTGGGCAAGCGCCTAATCAGCCGTTTTGATCTGGATAAAGACTCCGATCCGCAGCATTATGGTATTGGTCTAAAAGAGCTATGGGAAGTGACGCCTGAAAAGCATGAAGAAGGCGTAGTGATGCATGGTTCAGGCTGGCCATTGACTGATACTGGCTCATCTGGCGGTTGGTGGTTGTACTTTGATGAAAACAACCAAGTGAGCTTTGGTATGGTCATCGATTTATCATACTCAAATCCATATATGTCGCCATTTGATGAGATGCAGCGTCTAAAACTACATCCGCTTATTCGTAACGTCTTGGAAGGTGGTAAGCGTTTGTCTTACGGCGCTCGTGCGTTGACCAAAGGCGGTTTAAACTCGTTACCAAAATTCACTTTCCCAGGAGGTGTATTGGCGGGTGATGATGCAGGCTTCTTAAACCCTGCCAAAATCAAAGGCACACATACCTCAATGAAGTCAGGCATGCTAGCTGCTGAAGCGATTTTTGAGGCGGTGCAAGCTGGTCGCCAACATGATGACGTAGAAGCATATAGCACCATGTATAAAGAGTCGTGGTTGTATCAAGACAACTATGAAGCGCGCAACTTTGCTCCAGCTATGCACCGTATGGGTCAATGGATGGGTGGCGCCTTTACCTTTATCGAGCAAAATCTGATGGGTGGCAAAATGCCTTTGACCATTCATGACAATCAAAAAGATTATGATCAGCTTGAGCGTGCGGCTCATGCCTATCAGCCAACCTATGCAAAACCGGATGGCAAATTGGTCTTTGATAAATTATCATCTGTTTTTATCTCAAACACCAACCATGCTGAAGATCAGCCAGTACATCTGAAATTAACTGATCCAACGGTGCCTGTCACTATCAACTTGCCACTATATGCTGAGCCAGCGCGTCTGTACTGCCCAGCTGGGGTTTATGAAATAGTTAAAGATGCCGAAGGCGCTAAATTTGTTATCAATGCGCAAAACTGTGTCCATTGCAAAACTTGTGATATCAAAGACCCTTCACAGAATATCACTTGGGTAACGCCAGAAGGTGGCGGCGGTCCTAACTATCCAAACATGTAAACCATGATTTAGACAGTCATATTCGAAAATAAGCGCCAATAAAAAATCGCCCTCAAAAGGGCGATTTTTTATTGGCGCTCATAGTCACGTAATATTCTGAGTGCTACTGGCAACAGGATTATAATAGCCACTAAGTTGACCAATGCCATCAGACCCATAGATAAATCAGCAAAGTTCCAAATAGCAGGCAGGCTTGCAACAGCACCAACAAATACCATGCCCAAGACCATAAAGTGCAATATCATAATCATAACTTTGGCATTTTTCTCACCAGAGATAAACTCAAGATTTGACTCACCATAGCTGTAGTTTGCAATGATAGAAGTAAATGAGAAAAAGAAAATGGCAATCGCCACAAAAATAACACCTATATCACCTTGAATGCTGCCTGATCAGATGGGAACACCTTACGCTTATTCACCGCCGTACGAATCACGCTGTTCAGTGATTCAATAGCATTGGTGGTATAAATCGCTTTTCTGATGTCTTTAGGATAATTAAAGAACACCGTGAGTCCCTCCCAGTTATTACCCCAAATTATACTTACACCATAGTTTACGATGCTATTAGGGCGTATTGAACATTTATAATTTCAACCAAAGATAAGCACAAGCAAGGGCCACCGTATGCTCATAACTCTGCTTGAGCTTATCAAATATTGTGACAACTGCTCTGTCATTTTTGAGCATTGTGCAAAGCATAGCGAACGAGGTCTTTTGCTGTGAGAACTTAAAGATGACGGCTTCGCTATTTTTTTGCCAATATTTTATACTCAATGTTCAACACGCCCTAATATCTTTATAAGTAACTTTTAAGACTTATTCATAGTAATAAAATTAGGGTTATATTTATATAAATGCTAGTGGCTATTAAAATCCTTATTGGCATAACTTTTATTTATTGGTTTATCATTCTTATTTCCAAAATAAATGCCATTTATTACTCATAGCCATCAATATATCAGTTAAACTAAATTCTTAATATAAATAAGGCTTTAGAGTAAGATGTTGCTGTAAACGAGGACTGTATTCACTATAGCTAACATAAGTTAACTATAGTTTCTACAAGACACATATTTAGTTACATAAAGTAAATAAAATTTATTTATTGTTAAATAAATCAATATTGTATATATTCCTAATAAGTTTATAAAAACCGCTTGCAATACTTATCAGTATGAATGTATTTTTAAATGTTAAAATGATGTCATCGGGAAGATGATACCAATAAATAATAAGACAGAGGATTGTCAGCCAGTACCGACCCCTCCTCTTTAAACATCATTATTCGCATATAATAAATTTAATCAACTGTCTCAATATCTATTGTTAAATAATTATATTTTAAGCGATTAACATCGACTTTTAGCTTTTATAGCATTCATACTGAATAATTTAGCCTCAGTGTCTATATCATTTACACTGAAAAAAATTGGTTCATATTTTGATGATGTTGGGTTACTGATATTGATTGATTGATCGCTCTGCTTTAGTCGTTCATCTACCATTTTTATGGTTGTAAGATAGACTGAATATCACACTGTTTTCACAGTAGGAAAAACACTAAAGCACAGGGACTTGTCAGACTCAAATCAGTGACCTTGTTTTTATGTTAGGCAAAAGGAGTTGTTCTATGGAGAACCACAACGATTCATCAGGTTATTGGCGCGCCAATCTCCGTCTCATTAAAGTTAGCCTCGTCATTTGGGCTTTATGCTCTTATGGTTTTGGCATCCTACTACGTCCATTATTGTCAGGTATTAGAATAGGTGGTACTGATATCAGCTTTTGGTTTGCACAACAAGGTGCTCTTATTATCTTTATCGCCCTAATCTTTTTCTATGCATGGCGCATGAATAAACTCGATAAACAATATGGCGTAGACGAGGAATAGCCCTATGAGTCAATTTACGATTAATATCATTTTTGTAGGTCTGTCCTTCGCTTTATACTTCGGTATTGCTTGGTGGGCACGTGCAGGTTCGACCAGTGAATTCTATGTTGCTGGCGGCGGTGTACATCCTGTTGTTAACGGTATGGCAACCGCGGCTGACTGGATGAGTGCAGCATCATTCATCTCGATGGCTGGTATTATCGCCACTGGCGGTTATGCTGCATCAACTTACTTAATGGGCTGGACCGGCGGTTACGTTCTACTCGCTATGCTCCTAGCGCCTTACCTACGTAAATTTGGTAAGTTCACGGTTCCTGATTTTATTGGTGACCGCTTTTATTCTAAAACCGCTGCTATGATTGCCGTTGTTTGTTTGATTATTGCATCAACCACTTATGTTATCGGTCAGATGACAGGTGCTGGTGTGGCATTCTCACGCTTCTTAGAAGTTGACAGTACCACTGGTCTGATTATTGCGGCTGTTGTTGTATTCTTCTACGCCGTACTTGGTGGTATGAAAGGGATTACCTACACGCAGGTTGCGCAGTATGTGGTTCTTATGATTGCCTATACGATTCCTGCAGTGTTTATCTCACTTGAGTTGACGGGTAACCCAATTCCAGGTCTTGGTTTGTTCTCAAACCATGTTGAATCAGGCATTCCTATCCTAACCAAGCTTGACCAAATCGTCGTCGACTTAGGCTTTACCGCTTATACCGCTGATGTGCCAAACAAGCTAAATATGGTGCTATTTACGTTATCACTGATGATTGGTACCGCGGGTCTACCTCACGTTATTATTCGCTTTTTCACGGTTCCTAAAGTTGCGGATGCCCGTTGGACAGCTGGTTGGACGTTGGTATTTATCGCGCTACTATACTTCACTGCGCCAGCAGTAGGTGCAATGGCGCGTCTAAATCTAATCGATACTGTTTATCCACAAGGTGTTGACGCTCCTGCTATCGAATATGATCAACGTCCAGATTGGATGAAAACATGGGAAGAAACCGGTCTTATTAAATATAACGACCTAAATAACGACGGTCGCATCCAGTTATATAATGATAATGGACTTGGCGCAGCAGAGCTAGCATTGGCTGCAGCAACGACTGACGGCGGTGATGTTGCAGCAGCAACGACGACCGTTGAAAAAGCAAAAGCTGCGCATGCTTTAGGGCGTGATGGTGTGTTTGTTGATAGAGGTTGGGCAGGTAACGAGCTTGACGTCAACGCTGACATCTTAGTATTGGCTAACCCAGAAATCGCACAGCTACCAGGTTGGGTTATTGGTCTTATCGCCGCAGGTGGTTTGGCAGCAGCCCTATCTACAGCAGCTGGTCTACTACTCGCAATCTCATCAGCGATCAGTCATGACT
This window of the Psychrobacter arcticus 273-4 genome carries:
- a CDS encoding electron transfer flavoprotein-ubiquinone oxidoreductase; the protein is MVVVDKALEPAVAAEPEVERESMEFDVIIVGGGPAGLSAAIRLRQLAIAAGNDEFMVCVVEKGSEFGAHTLSGAVMETRALDELIPDWKEKGAPLNVPAIEDRVYMLGSATKSTKLMDSIIPASMHNEGNYIVSLGNVVRWLAAQAEELEVMMFPGFSADEILYNDDGSVKGVLTGDMGVAASGEAKHSFEPGYELLGKYTIFSEGCRGHLGKRLISRFDLDKDSDPQHYGIGLKELWEVTPEKHEEGVVMHGSGWPLTDTGSSGGWWLYFDENNQVSFGMVIDLSYSNPYMSPFDEMQRLKLHPLIRNVLEGGKRLSYGARALTKGGLNSLPKFTFPGGVLAGDDAGFLNPAKIKGTHTSMKSGMLAAEAIFEAVQAGRQHDDVEAYSTMYKESWLYQDNYEARNFAPAMHRMGQWMGGAFTFIEQNLMGGKMPLTIHDNQKDYDQLERAAHAYQPTYAKPDGKLVFDKLSSVFISNTNHAEDQPVHLKLTDPTVPVTINLPLYAEPARLYCPAGVYEIVKDAEGAKFVINAQNCVHCKTCDIKDPSQNITWVTPEGGGGPNYPNM
- a CDS encoding alanine:cation symporter family protein, whose amino-acid sequence is MAIAIFFFSFTSIIANYSYGESNLEFISGEKNAKVMIMILHFMVLGMVFVGAVASLPAIWNFADLSMGLMALVNLVAIIILLPVALRILRDYERQ
- a CDS encoding DUF4212 domain-containing protein, whose product is MENHNDSSGYWRANLRLIKVSLVIWALCSYGFGILLRPLLSGIRIGGTDISFWFAQQGALIIFIALIFFYAWRMNKLDKQYGVDEE
- a CDS encoding sodium:solute symporter family protein; the encoded protein is MSQFTINIIFVGLSFALYFGIAWWARAGSTSEFYVAGGGVHPVVNGMATAADWMSAASFISMAGIIATGGYAASTYLMGWTGGYVLLAMLLAPYLRKFGKFTVPDFIGDRFYSKTAAMIAVVCLIIASTTYVIGQMTGAGVAFSRFLEVDSTTGLIIAAVVVFFYAVLGGMKGITYTQVAQYVVLMIAYTIPAVFISLELTGNPIPGLGLFSNHVESGIPILTKLDQIVVDLGFTAYTADVPNKLNMVLFTLSLMIGTAGLPHVIIRFFTVPKVADARWTAGWTLVFIALLYFTAPAVGAMARLNLIDTVYPQGVDAPAIEYDQRPDWMKTWEETGLIKYNDLNNDGRIQLYNDNGLGAAELALAAATTDGGDVAAATTTVEKAKAAHALGRDGVFVDRGWAGNELDVNADILVLANPEIAQLPGWVIGLIAAGGLAAALSTAAGLLLAISSAISHDLIKRNLNPNISDAGELKVARITMAIALVIATYLGINPPGFAAQVVALAFGIAGASLFPALMMGIFSKRINNLGAIAGMLTGLISILVYIFIFKGWFFITGTASFPDTEEYWLFGISPLSFGVIGALLNFIVAFAVSYATAPPPAHIQELVESVRSPRGAGAAIDH